One genomic window of Elaeis guineensis isolate ETL-2024a chromosome 2, EG11, whole genome shotgun sequence includes the following:
- the LOC105039360 gene encoding abscisic acid receptor PYL8 — MRRQTGEERSNSGSEEELSSLPSGEKGGERDRDFSSSSSSFSIKREFRMDGERGRGGDLAVGEGGWWSDEMSGQECRQMETELVRRHHRHEPRENQCSSTLVKHIKAPVHLVWSLVRSFDQPQKYKPFVSRCVVQGDLEIGSVREVNVKSGLPATTSTERLELLDDNEHILGMKIVGGDHRLRNYSSVITVHPEIIDGRPGTLVIESFLVDVPDGNTKDETCYFVEALIKCNLKSLADVSERLAAQNDTQAID, encoded by the exons ATGAGAAGACAAACAGGAGAAGAGCGAAGTAATTCCGGCAGCGAAGAAGAGCTAAGCTCGCTGCCTAgtggagaaaaagggggagagagagatcgggacttttcttcttcttcttcttctttttcgatcAAGAGGGAGTTTAGAATGGATGGGGAGAGAGGGAGGGGCGGAGATCTGGCAGTGGGGGAGGGCGGGTGGTGGTCTGACGAGATGAGCGGCCAGGAGTGTAGGCAGATGGAGACGGAGCTCGTGCGGCGGCACCACCGCCATGAGCCCAGGGAGAATCAATGCAGCTCCACTCTCGTCAAGCACATCAAGGCCCCCGTCCATCTC GTGTGGTCACTGGTGAGGAGCTTTGACCAGCCGCAGAAATACAAGCCCTTTGTGAGCCGATGTGTGGTTCAGGGCGATCTGGAGATTGGAAGTGTTCGAGAAGTGAATGTCAAGTCAGGGCTGCCGGCCACCACCAGCACAGAGCGTTTGGAACTCCTTGATGACAATGAACACATCCTTGGCATGAAGATCGTTGGAGGAGATCACAGACTTAGg AATTACTCTTCTGTTATAACTGTGCACCCTGAGATAATTGATGGGAGACCAGGGACTCTGGTAATCGAGTCCTTCCTGGTGGATGTGCCTGATGGAAACACCAAGGACGAGACATGCTACTTTGTAGAGGCCCTGATCAAGTGCAACCTCAAATCATTGGCCGATGTGTCTGAGAGATTGGCAGCGCAGAATGACACACAAGCAATTGACTAG